CGATGACTATTTGAAATTATTAACTAAAGGAAATTATACTATTTTGATTTCAGGACATGGCAGTCATTCCTATTTGAATAGCGAACAAAAAAAATTATTAAACCAATTGGGTATACAGAAAATGCCAAGCTCTTCTGGAAATTGGGTAAGTATTGCACTCTTAGATAAAGGAAATAAAAAAGCATCTATAGCAAAGTCATTTACTAAAATGAATGGTAAATTATCTAAGATGAACTATGAGTTAAAATCTAGTCTAACAAATTATGATGATCAAATTTTTTCTACAATTCAAATAAATGGACGACAATATTCAAAAAATAAAGCTGGATTAAATTTTGTTACTATTGACAGATATTCTAATCGAGTTGTTGATTCTGTAAATTTTGACATCACTAACAAAAATATAATTGGAAATAGATAAATTTTAAATTAATAAATATAACTACTAGAATAGAAATCGAGCTTTGAAAATTAAGATAAAAAGTTCGATTTTTTTATTCTAATAATCTAACCATTGTTGTAGGGTATTACTTTTATGTAGTATCTATTTATAAGAAATTAATTAAATCGAGAAAATTTTTTCAGCTAGATATCATAAAACAGTCTATTGATTATCTTAATAATAGCATGATAAAAATTAAATTATTTAATACAATGAATACTATTATTGTTAAATATAAAATAATATTTAGTATTTTTCTTTAATAATTTTATTATAAATAAAAATTTAAAATAGATGGTTGTTTTATTAATTTTAAATCTAAAAATCTAGATAAATTATTTTAGGGTTTGATTTTAGGTATCAATACCTTTTAACTCTGGCTATTAAAAAGTATGTAAAATATTGTTTTCGTGATACCTATTGATTTTTTTGCGGTTGGGAATACTGTTTACTTTGAAGATATATAATTATAAAATAGAATATTCAAAAATTATTTTTATTTGTTTTCATTTTCACTGCCATATAGTAAATAAAATTTAAATAGATCTTACGCTGACATTTTTTTCTATAATAAGGGAAATAAAAATAAAGGTAGAGTTATTTAGCAAATAATTTGTGAATAAAAGAATTGGTATTATATTAACAGTTAGTTTATAAATTTAATGAACAAGAAGACTCTTATTAAATAGAATGTTCTACCTAAATAAAGATATGAAAATCTTTTCTAACTCTTTTGATGGAAAATTTTATCCAATTTAATTTATCAGTTGAAATTGATTAAAATTTTTAAGTGATCTAGATTATTCTATTTATTTGGTTTTATTGTATAATAAAGCCAAATAAATAGAATTTAAAAACCAAACAAAGGAGGGAAAAATTGAAAAAAGTATTAGTTATTGTTGGTCCAACAGCTGTTGGAAAAACAGCTTTAAGTATAGAAATTGCTAAGCAATTTAATGGTGAGATTATCAGTGGTGATTCTATGCAGGTATATAAGGAATTAGATATAGGAACAGCTAAGATAACGGTTGAAGAACAGGCAAATATTAAGCATCATTTAATTAATTGTAGAGAAATAAATGAACGGTATTCAGTTGCTGATTTTCAAAAAGAAGGAAGACAGGCAATAGATGAAATTATAATAAAAGGTAAATTACCTATTATTGTAGGTGGAACAGGTCTTTATATTCAATCTTTATTATATGACTTTCAATTAGGTAGTAGTGAAGAAATTAGTTCATCAAAATTTCGACAAAAGTATACTGCTTTTGCTAAAAAAAATGGGAATAAAGCTTTATGGCAAGAATTACAAAAAAAAGATCCACAGGCGGCTGAGCATATTCATTTTAATAATAAAAAGCGAGTGATCCGTGCACTAGAAGTTTTTGAAGAAACGGGAGAGAGTATACTTGCACCAAAGCAAACACCGAAACCTTTATATGATTATTTGCTGATTGGATTGGAAACGGAAAGAAATTTATTATATAGTCGAATTAATCAGCGTGTAGATTTGATGATGGCAGCAGGTTTAATGGTTGAAGCAAAAAGAATGTATAATTT
The genomic region above belongs to Melissococcus plutonius ATCC 35311 and contains:
- the miaA gene encoding tRNA (adenosine(37)-N6)-dimethylallyltransferase MiaA; the encoded protein is MKKVLVIVGPTAVGKTALSIEIAKQFNGEIISGDSMQVYKELDIGTAKITVEEQANIKHHLINCREINERYSVADFQKEGRQAIDEIIIKGKLPIIVGGTGLYIQSLLYDFQLGSSEEISSSKFRQKYTAFAKKNGNKALWQELQKKDPQAAEHIHFNNKKRVIRALEVFEETGESILAPKQTPKPLYDYLLIGLETERNLLYSRINQRVDLMMAAGLMVEAKRMYNLKTVQAVQGIGYKEFFPYFMGEISLEKAVEKVKQHSRQYAKRQLTWFKNRMQVQWWDLIKKPYDLINLKIEIEQWLNR